The following coding sequences lie in one Rickettsiella endosymbiont of Rhagonycha lignosa genomic window:
- a CDS encoding TolC family outer membrane protein, translated as MIQLDLFIPKSARRLSICSKLVLGIYLPFASFTPVFAADLIDIYKAALNSDPIYQAAVSTRLSQREAIPQSVAVLLPNISAQANVSNNYQNISQLPTTGQPNGISNFQSQGYNISFRQPLINVNDWLAVKQANNTGKQADLTLAAAAQDLIFRVATAYFNVLSAQDTLRFAKAEKNADSKQLNQAQKRVQVGLDALTSVYEAKAAYDKSLATEISAENTLRNNQEALRQLTGQTYSSIKAFTKNIPLQNPQPNNIEQWIDAATQNNLKLMAARYGVEVARQKIKMQASGHLPSLSLIGNYGKTDTFNNVPNSLNNNGGTLGLELDVPLFAGGAVSSKTRQAQYDFQTVSANLDNTYRLLIVNTRQKYNDVLADISKIKAEQQAIKSAQLSLDSTEESYKAGTRTVVDILIAQQNLYDVKRTAANDQYNYLLDTLLLKQAAGSLKPDDLMLINKFLA; from the coding sequence ATGATACAACTCGACCTTTTTATCCCTAAATCGGCTAGACGGCTATCCATATGCTCTAAATTAGTGCTAGGTATTTATTTACCTTTTGCATCCTTCACGCCTGTTTTTGCTGCTGATTTAATCGATATTTATAAAGCAGCTTTAAATAGTGATCCTATCTATCAGGCTGCGGTATCCACCCGATTATCCCAACGCGAAGCGATACCTCAAAGTGTAGCTGTACTTTTACCTAATATCTCAGCCCAAGCGAATGTTTCAAATAATTATCAAAACATTAGTCAGCTTCCTACTACCGGACAACCGAATGGAATAAGCAACTTCCAGTCTCAGGGATATAATATTTCCTTTAGACAACCTCTAATTAATGTCAATGATTGGTTAGCGGTTAAGCAAGCTAATAATACTGGGAAACAAGCTGATCTAACATTAGCAGCAGCTGCACAAGATTTAATTTTTCGCGTAGCGACTGCTTATTTTAATGTTTTATCCGCTCAAGACACTCTTCGATTCGCTAAAGCAGAAAAAAACGCTGATAGTAAACAATTGAATCAAGCTCAGAAACGCGTCCAAGTAGGTTTAGATGCCTTGACTAGTGTTTACGAAGCAAAAGCAGCGTACGATAAATCACTCGCTACAGAAATAAGTGCAGAAAATACTTTACGCAATAATCAAGAGGCATTGCGCCAATTAACCGGACAGACTTATTCCTCCATAAAAGCCTTTACAAAAAACATACCTTTGCAAAACCCGCAACCCAACAATATCGAACAGTGGATTGATGCAGCCACCCAGAATAATTTGAAGCTAATGGCTGCGCGCTATGGTGTAGAAGTCGCTCGACAGAAAATAAAGATGCAAGCTTCTGGACATCTACCTAGCTTAAGCTTAATAGGTAATTATGGAAAAACCGATACTTTTAATAATGTTCCTAATTCACTTAATAATAATGGCGGAACTTTAGGCTTAGAATTAGATGTTCCACTCTTTGCCGGCGGTGCAGTCTCTTCTAAAACCCGTCAAGCTCAATATGATTTTCAAACGGTTAGTGCTAATTTAGATAATACTTATCGACTACTGATCGTTAATACCCGACAAAAATATAATGATGTTCTTGCCGATATCAGCAAAATCAAAGCTGAGCAGCAAGCCATCAAATCTGCTCAACTTTCGTTAGATAGTACCGAAGAGAGCTATAAAGCAGGAACACGAACTGTCGTTGATATCCTGATTGCACAACAAAATCTGTATGATGTAAAACGTACTGCGGCTAATGATCAATATAATTATCTGTTAGATACACTTTTACTAAAACAAGCCGCAGGTAGTTTAAAACCAGATGATTTAATGCTGATTAATAAATTTCTTGCTTAA